In Chitinophaga sp. HK235, a single window of DNA contains:
- a CDS encoding LUD domain-containing protein — protein MENNTRSHVLAAVESQLPLNRIAYPAIPAFPKTETDLLAAFEQRVADAGGQIFRPADAVAAQALLASQYPGASVICSVTPEIKGNRDIHAVQNPHELADVDVAVIRARFGVAENGMVWLTQEDLEVNALGFLSQHLVILLSPQSIVCDMYDAYLRVHLEDTAYGCFMMGPSATADIGAVLVHGAQGARSLSVYLL, from the coding sequence ATGGAGAACAACACACGTAGCCACGTACTGGCAGCTGTAGAAAGCCAGCTGCCGCTTAACCGTATCGCCTACCCGGCCATTCCCGCTTTCCCCAAAACAGAGACCGATCTGCTGGCAGCATTCGAACAACGTGTAGCCGACGCCGGTGGCCAAATTTTCAGGCCCGCAGATGCAGTGGCCGCACAAGCCTTGCTGGCATCCCAGTACCCCGGTGCCAGCGTGATCTGCTCCGTAACCCCGGAGATAAAAGGCAATCGCGACATTCATGCCGTGCAGAACCCGCATGAGCTGGCAGATGTGGATGTAGCGGTGATCCGGGCCCGGTTTGGCGTAGCAGAAAACGGAATGGTATGGCTTACCCAGGAAGACCTGGAAGTAAACGCACTGGGCTTTTTATCACAGCATCTGGTGATCCTGCTGTCTCCCCAGTCTATCGTATGCGACATGTACGATGCCTACCTGCGGGTACACCTGGAAGATACGGCCTATGGCTGTTTTATGATGGGGCCTTCCGCTACCGCAGATATCGGAGCTGTGTTGGTACATGGAGCACAAGGGGCCAGAAGCCTGAGTGTTTATCTGTTGTAA
- a CDS encoding DJ-1/PfpI family protein gives MLKLKIGMLLFPDMTILDFTGPYDVFVKAPCFEVVLLGETTAPFKVEGGLMVQPTVALADSPQLDILFVPGGKGINQLLTNRTVLDFLRRQALGAKYITSVCTGALVLAAAGLLQGYKATTHWRSLDLLRMLGVEVVEERVVKDRNRITGGGVTAGIDFGLTLTAMIGGEELARIVQLQLEYNPAPPFRAGSPHTAGTPVLQATRELTKLMLEKRRAIIRELLEKQGMPTAPEP, from the coding sequence ATGCTAAAGCTGAAAATCGGTATGCTCCTTTTCCCGGACATGACCATCCTGGATTTCACCGGCCCTTATGATGTGTTTGTGAAAGCACCCTGTTTTGAAGTGGTACTGCTGGGAGAAACAACGGCACCCTTCAAAGTGGAAGGTGGTTTAATGGTACAACCCACGGTAGCGCTGGCCGACAGCCCGCAGCTGGATATTCTTTTTGTGCCGGGAGGCAAAGGTATTAATCAGCTATTGACCAACCGGACCGTGCTGGATTTCCTGCGCCGGCAGGCATTGGGAGCGAAATATATTACCAGCGTTTGCACCGGCGCACTGGTACTGGCGGCAGCAGGACTGCTGCAGGGTTACAAAGCCACTACACACTGGCGTTCGCTGGACCTTTTAAGGATGCTGGGTGTGGAAGTAGTGGAGGAGAGAGTAGTGAAAGACCGTAACCGTATCACCGGTGGCGGCGTTACTGCCGGCATCGATTTCGGACTTACACTTACCGCCATGATAGGAGGGGAGGAACTGGCGCGGATCGTACAGCTGCAGCTGGAATATAATCCGGCTCCGCCTTTCAGGGCTGGTTCGCCACATACCGCCGGCACGCCCGTATTACAGGCTACCCGGGAACTGACCAAACTGATGCTGGAAAAAAGAAGAGCCATTATAAGGGAGCTGCTGGAGAAACAAGGGATGCCCACAGCACCGGAACCATAA
- a CDS encoding aldo/keto reductase, which translates to MQYHQLGPSDLHISEIAYGCMSLGSNDEDNARLVHQAIAGGINFFDTADLYDHGRNETTLGKALQGKRNEVIIASKVGNQWRADGSGWDWNPRREYILAAVEESLRRLNTDYIDLYQLHGGTIEDPTDETISAFETLQQQGKIRYYGISSIRPNVVRTFADRSHIVSVMMQYSLLDRRPEESCFPLLEQQGIGVLVRGAVAKGLLVGKTPEAYLNYDAAAVARVAEAIQRIATPDRGPAATALRYVLQQSPVTSAVVGMRTPEQVTDALKAVTAPPLTPAEILQLQQVLSVNKYDQYR; encoded by the coding sequence ATGCAATATCATCAGTTAGGCCCATCAGATCTCCATATTAGCGAAATAGCCTATGGCTGTATGTCCCTGGGTAGCAACGACGAAGACAATGCCCGCCTGGTACATCAGGCCATAGCTGGCGGCATCAATTTTTTTGATACAGCCGACCTGTATGACCATGGCCGGAATGAAACCACGCTGGGAAAAGCGCTGCAAGGCAAAAGAAATGAGGTCATCATCGCCAGCAAGGTAGGCAACCAGTGGAGAGCAGACGGTAGCGGATGGGACTGGAATCCACGCCGGGAATATATCCTGGCCGCCGTAGAAGAGAGCCTGCGACGGCTCAATACGGACTACATTGATCTCTATCAGCTGCATGGCGGCACCATCGAAGACCCGACAGATGAAACCATTTCGGCTTTTGAAACCCTGCAGCAGCAGGGCAAAATCCGGTATTATGGTATCTCTTCCATAAGGCCCAATGTGGTACGCACTTTTGCAGACCGTTCCCATATCGTGAGTGTGATGATGCAATACAGTCTGCTGGACCGCAGGCCGGAAGAGAGCTGTTTTCCGCTGCTGGAACAGCAAGGTATCGGCGTGCTGGTAAGAGGCGCAGTAGCCAAAGGACTGCTCGTTGGCAAAACGCCGGAAGCCTATCTGAACTACGATGCGGCAGCGGTGGCCCGGGTAGCGGAAGCCATTCAGCGTATAGCCACCCCCGATAGAGGTCCGGCGGCAACAGCGCTGCGGTATGTGCTGCAGCAATCGCCCGTAACATCCGCTGTGGTAGGGATGCGCACGCCCGAACAGGTGACAGACGCGCTTAAAGCAGTTACTGCTCCGCCACTGACGCCAGCGGAAATACTGCAGCTGCAACAGGTGCTGTCTGTTAATAAATATGACCAGTACCGCTAA
- a CDS encoding N-acetylmuramoyl-L-alanine amidase, which produces MNTIQHLTRWGCLAAILCLYTYCARSPYAQTNKIYKQKAKGYARTVREEPGTLPGDNGIRPAWWAGTINFNMRKPNMVIIHHTAQNSCEQTLKTFTLERTQVSAHYVVCRDGTIHHMLNDYLRAWHGGLSKWGGITDINSNSIGIELDNNGAEPFQPAQINSLLILLDTLQHRHGIPAANFIGHGDIAPTRKNDPSAYFPWKQLADKGFGLWYGDTTNTTLPASFDKWQALRIIGYDLKDTTAAMKAFKRHFMPQDTISPSPDAENKVLFNVMKKYL; this is translated from the coding sequence ATGAATACTATCCAACACCTGACACGATGGGGCTGTCTGGCCGCTATTCTTTGTTTGTATACTTACTGCGCCCGCTCGCCGTATGCACAAACCAATAAAATCTACAAACAAAAAGCTAAAGGATACGCCCGTACAGTACGGGAGGAGCCTGGTACCCTGCCCGGTGATAATGGTATCAGACCTGCCTGGTGGGCTGGCACCATCAACTTCAACATGAGAAAACCGAATATGGTGATCATCCATCATACTGCGCAGAATTCCTGTGAACAAACCCTCAAAACATTTACCCTGGAAAGAACACAGGTAAGTGCCCACTACGTAGTATGCCGCGACGGGACCATTCATCATATGCTGAACGATTACCTCCGTGCCTGGCATGGCGGACTTTCCAAATGGGGCGGGATCACTGATATCAATTCCAATTCTATCGGTATCGAACTGGACAACAACGGGGCAGAACCTTTTCAGCCCGCACAGATCAACAGCCTGCTCATACTGCTGGATACGCTGCAGCATCGCCACGGTATCCCCGCAGCCAATTTTATCGGACACGGAGATATTGCACCCACCAGGAAAAATGATCCCAGCGCTTATTTCCCCTGGAAACAGCTGGCAGACAAAGGCTTTGGCCTCTGGTACGGTGATACCACCAACACCACATTGCCGGCCTCTTTTGATAAATGGCAGGCCCTCCGTATCATCGGCTACGACCTGAAAGATACCACTGCCGCCATGAAAGCCTTCAAACGGCATTTTATGCCGCAGGATACCATCAGCCCTTCGCCGGATGCCGAAAACAAAGTACTGTTTAACGTAATGAAAAAATACCTGTAA
- a CDS encoding SusC/RagA family TonB-linked outer membrane protein, producing the protein MKYLQRLLCLLPALLWLQQGIAQEIRVSGVVTSRSDAQRIPGAVIRVKGSGRGTQADADGKYTISANTTDTLQISSIGFQTTVIAINNSHVINIALENTDSKLQEVVVTALGISREKKSIGYAVQELKSKDIAEARETNLVNALSGKIAGVQVTNSQGNLGSSRIVIRGETSIAGNNQPLFILDGIPVDNSQLGIGTGRDFANAISDVNPDDIASISVLKGPNAAALYGSRASSGVILIKTKTGKDTKGGLGVTVNSNATFERVLILPDFQNVYGQGAGGQFSYKDGKGGGLNDGTDESWGPKMDGRLIPQFFSNGEAVPFVAHPNNVKDFYVTGYTLNNGLAVGGSTDKIDYRFSYNNTKQAGILPNTGITRNTFTASNTFRITPKLTLSTYANYIRTSADNLPGVDGRRGNSVTLQFIWFGRQVDVSRLKDYKNPDGTDYNWNHSYYSNPYWIQNENTVGQLRNRFFGNARLSYEINNWLTANLRIGTDYYQDRRKYKVAYYTNGTPFGSYTEDAYTVGETNGEFTLNAKKKLGSDFDLDVLAGGNIRTNQFEQNYQQAPKLAVKDVYTLNNSRDPLLSTSYFSKQKVYSTFGSAQLGYRNYAFVNVTARNDWSSTLPVENNAYFYPSVNGSLVLSEALHLQSKVLTLLKIRGGWAQVGKDTDPYQLINTYPFNQPFGPNPLLTVSDKFLKKDLRPEITTSTEAGVEAAFLNNRIRLDLTYYHSNSRNQILLADVSPTTGYLKKLMNAGEISNKGVEAMLGLTPMSTRSGFRWDLNINYARNVSEVVELDKEGFLNNYVLGSTGNMQVLASKGKRYGALYGTGFQRDAQNRIIVNADGTPAIDPNKKVLGYYTPNWTGGIYNTFSFKGFSLGFLIDTKQGGSIYSGTNYTGNYTGVLATTLPGRDEEHGGLPYYRSGQQNIQLPSHTAAAPNGAEVHHDGIIFDGYAADGKKNTVVLGAEDYYKAVYNSSLNESSVYDASFIKLREIKLGYTLPKSLTSRWKLQAVNVALVARNLGYLQKHVPNIDPETAFNTGNGQGLETLQIPTTRSIGINLNVSF; encoded by the coding sequence ATGAAGTACTTACAAAGGCTTCTATGCCTGCTGCCCGCATTATTGTGGCTGCAGCAAGGTATTGCCCAGGAAATCCGGGTAAGCGGTGTAGTGACCTCCCGCAGCGATGCTCAGCGTATACCCGGCGCTGTTATCAGAGTAAAAGGTTCAGGCCGTGGAACACAGGCGGATGCAGACGGTAAATACACCATCAGCGCCAATACCACTGACACCCTGCAAATCTCTTCCATCGGTTTTCAAACAACCGTGATCGCCATCAACAACAGTCATGTTATCAACATAGCACTGGAAAATACCGACAGCAAACTACAGGAAGTAGTGGTGACGGCACTCGGCATCTCCCGCGAGAAAAAATCAATTGGTTACGCCGTGCAGGAGCTGAAATCAAAAGATATCGCCGAAGCCCGGGAAACCAACCTGGTCAACGCTTTGTCCGGAAAAATTGCAGGCGTGCAGGTGACCAACAGCCAGGGTAACCTCGGCTCTTCCCGTATCGTTATCCGCGGTGAAACCTCTATCGCCGGCAACAACCAGCCCCTGTTCATCCTCGACGGTATCCCCGTAGACAACAGCCAGCTGGGCATCGGCACCGGCCGCGATTTCGCCAACGCCATATCTGACGTTAATCCGGATGATATCGCGTCCATCAGCGTACTCAAAGGCCCCAACGCTGCCGCCCTCTATGGCTCCCGCGCCTCCAGCGGCGTGATTCTCATCAAAACTAAAACCGGTAAAGACACCAAAGGCGGACTGGGCGTGACTGTCAACTCCAACGCTACCTTCGAACGTGTACTGATATTACCCGACTTCCAGAACGTTTATGGTCAGGGTGCCGGTGGACAATTTTCCTATAAAGATGGTAAAGGCGGTGGCCTCAACGACGGCACAGATGAAAGCTGGGGCCCTAAAATGGATGGTCGCCTCATCCCGCAGTTTTTCTCCAACGGAGAAGCAGTGCCCTTTGTAGCACATCCCAACAACGTAAAGGACTTTTACGTGACCGGCTATACGCTGAACAACGGCCTGGCTGTAGGCGGCAGTACCGATAAAATCGATTACCGCTTTTCCTATAATAATACCAAACAGGCCGGCATTCTGCCTAATACCGGCATCACCCGCAACACCTTCACGGCCAGCAATACCTTCCGTATTACACCCAAACTCACCCTCAGCACCTATGCCAACTATATCCGCACCAGCGCCGATAACCTGCCCGGTGTAGATGGTAGAAGAGGCAACAGCGTTACCCTCCAGTTCATCTGGTTTGGCCGCCAGGTAGATGTATCCCGACTGAAAGACTATAAAAATCCGGATGGTACCGACTACAACTGGAACCACAGCTACTATAGCAACCCTTACTGGATACAGAACGAAAATACAGTAGGGCAGCTGCGCAACCGTTTCTTTGGTAATGCCCGTCTCTCTTACGAAATCAACAACTGGTTAACAGCCAACCTTCGTATCGGTACAGACTATTACCAGGACAGAAGAAAATACAAAGTTGCCTATTATACCAACGGAACACCCTTCGGTTCCTATACTGAAGATGCTTACACCGTAGGTGAAACAAACGGAGAGTTTACCCTCAACGCTAAGAAAAAACTGGGCAGTGACTTCGACCTCGATGTATTGGCAGGTGGAAACATCCGCACCAACCAGTTCGAACAAAACTACCAGCAGGCGCCCAAACTGGCTGTGAAAGATGTGTATACGCTCAATAACTCCCGCGATCCGCTCCTCTCCACCAGCTATTTCTCCAAACAAAAAGTGTACAGCACCTTCGGCTCCGCACAGCTGGGATATCGCAATTATGCGTTTGTGAACGTAACCGCCCGAAACGATTGGTCTTCTACATTACCGGTGGAAAATAATGCTTACTTCTATCCGTCTGTCAACGGTAGCCTTGTATTGTCCGAAGCACTGCACCTGCAAAGTAAAGTGCTGACACTGCTCAAAATACGCGGCGGATGGGCACAGGTAGGTAAAGACACAGATCCTTATCAGCTGATCAATACCTATCCATTCAATCAGCCTTTTGGACCAAATCCTTTGCTGACCGTGTCCGATAAATTTCTGAAAAAAGACCTCAGACCGGAAATCACCACTTCTACAGAAGCCGGTGTGGAGGCTGCTTTCCTCAACAACCGTATCCGGCTGGATCTCACTTACTATCACTCCAATAGCCGCAACCAGATACTGTTGGCTGATGTAAGTCCTACCACCGGTTACCTGAAGAAACTGATGAATGCCGGTGAAATCAGCAATAAAGGCGTGGAAGCAATGTTGGGACTAACGCCGATGTCTACACGCTCCGGTTTCCGCTGGGACCTGAACATCAACTATGCCCGCAACGTGAGCGAAGTAGTGGAACTGGATAAAGAAGGTTTTCTTAATAACTATGTGCTGGGAAGTACCGGTAACATGCAGGTGCTGGCCAGCAAAGGTAAACGTTATGGCGCCCTGTACGGTACCGGATTTCAGCGGGATGCGCAAAACAGAATCATCGTTAATGCGGATGGTACACCAGCCATCGATCCCAACAAAAAAGTACTGGGTTATTATACACCCAACTGGACCGGAGGCATTTATAACACCTTCAGCTTTAAAGGTTTCAGCCTTGGTTTCCTGATTGATACCAAACAAGGAGGCTCTATCTACTCCGGTACCAACTACACCGGCAATTACACCGGCGTACTGGCTACCACACTGCCTGGCAGAGATGAAGAACATGGTGGTTTGCCTTATTACCGCAGCGGCCAGCAGAATATACAGTTGCCATCACACACTGCTGCAGCTCCCAATGGCGCTGAAGTGCACCACGATGGTATCATCTTCGACGGCTATGCGGCAGATGGAAAAAAGAACACGGTGGTATTGGGTGCAGAAGATTATTACAAAGCTGTTTATAATAGCAGTCTGAATGAAAGCAGTGTGTATGATGCTTCCTTTATCAAACTGCGTGAAATCAAACTGGGATATACTTTGCCTAAATCACTGACAAGCCGGTGGAAGCTGCAAGCCGTAAACGTTGCGCTGGTAGCCAGAAACCTGGGATATCTGCAGAAGCATGTGCCCAATATCGACCCGGAGACCGCCTTTAACACCGGCAACGGCCAGGGGCTGGAAACCTTGCAGATACCGACTACCCGCAGCATTGGCATTAACCTGAATGTTTCATTTTAA
- a CDS encoding lactate utilization protein B — translation MGEEKKVDVAANAAAFLEQDEVHEPMHDKNLWAARMHRDAAARAVPEWEALRGIASQIKEHTLTHLPHYLREFESNALKRGAKVYWARDAAEHNQHVWDILQEKNIRAVIKSKSMLQEECGMTAFLEQWGITVTESDLGERIQQLDNQPPSHIVMPAIHKTPEDVAQLFARSIGTDPGNTDPHYLTEAMRNDARKRFLEAGAGMTGANFAIAETGSFVVCTNEGNADIGAAVPPVHIASIGIEKLLPKVSDLGIFIRMLSRSALGTLATQYTSHFSGPRRGGELHIILTDNGRSRRLGMPDFWTSLKCIRCGACMNTCPVYRRSGGLAYGATYSGPIGIILDPTFDESRYSELPYHSSLCGSCTEVCPVKIDISDQILKWRKVMAAKKYLPVSRRLAFGAAGRIFEHPQLFRSAESMASGALRFTPHFLLYNKVLNPWGRHRELPHFAGQTFREWYLQYRAKNNDHGEQHT, via the coding sequence ATGGGAGAAGAAAAAAAAGTAGATGTAGCCGCCAACGCCGCCGCCTTCCTCGAACAGGACGAGGTACATGAGCCCATGCACGATAAAAACCTGTGGGCTGCCCGCATGCACCGGGACGCCGCTGCCAGAGCGGTGCCCGAATGGGAAGCCCTGCGCGGGATCGCCTCACAGATAAAGGAACATACCCTCACCCACCTCCCACATTACCTGCGTGAATTTGAAAGCAATGCCCTGAAACGGGGCGCTAAAGTATACTGGGCCAGAGATGCCGCAGAACATAACCAGCATGTATGGGACATCCTGCAAGAGAAAAACATCCGTGCTGTCATCAAAAGCAAATCCATGCTGCAGGAAGAATGTGGCATGACCGCCTTTCTGGAGCAATGGGGCATTACCGTTACAGAGTCTGACCTGGGCGAACGGATACAGCAACTGGACAACCAGCCACCCAGCCATATTGTAATGCCTGCCATTCACAAAACACCGGAAGATGTAGCACAGCTGTTTGCCCGCAGCATCGGCACAGACCCCGGTAATACCGATCCGCATTATCTGACAGAAGCCATGCGTAACGATGCGCGGAAAAGGTTTCTGGAAGCCGGTGCCGGGATGACAGGCGCCAATTTCGCCATTGCGGAAACAGGCAGTTTTGTGGTTTGTACCAACGAAGGCAATGCTGATATAGGCGCTGCCGTACCTCCTGTACATATCGCCAGCATCGGTATAGAAAAGCTGCTGCCTAAAGTGAGCGATCTGGGCATCTTCATCCGGATGTTGTCGCGTAGCGCACTGGGGACGCTGGCCACACAATATACTTCTCATTTCAGCGGTCCCCGCCGTGGCGGCGAGCTGCATATCATTCTGACAGACAACGGGCGCAGCCGGCGGCTGGGCATGCCCGACTTCTGGACATCGCTAAAATGTATCCGTTGTGGCGCCTGCATGAACACCTGTCCGGTATACCGCCGTAGTGGCGGGTTAGCTTATGGTGCTACCTATTCCGGGCCTATCGGCATTATCCTCGACCCGACCTTCGATGAGTCCAGATATAGTGAATTACCGTACCATTCCTCGTTGTGCGGCTCCTGCACAGAGGTATGCCCTGTTAAGATTGACATCAGCGACCAGATATTAAAATGGCGCAAAGTGATGGCTGCCAAAAAATATCTGCCTGTCAGCAGGCGGCTGGCCTTTGGTGCCGCCGGCAGGATCTTCGAACATCCTCAATTGTTCCGCAGCGCCGAAAGCATGGCCAGCGGAGCGTTACGTTTCACGCCTCATTTCCTTCTGTACAACAAGGTACTGAATCCGTGGGGGCGTCACCGTGAGTTACCCCATTTCGCCGGACAAACATTCCGGGAGTGGTATTTACAATACAGAGCCAAAAACAACGATCATGGAGAACAACACACGTAG
- a CDS encoding ADP-ribosylglycohydrolase family protein, whose protein sequence is MQQHITGAFLGIAIGDALGVPVEFKTRGYLREKPILDFIGYGCWNQPPGTFSDDTSLTFCTAESLTHGYNLTLMATTFLKWYRDGYWGAHEQVFDIGHTTRRALQRIGTGTSPLFSGGFEEFENGNGSLMRMMPLALYLAKEDNIRQRYHVVKEVSGITHMHFRSVMACFIYVEFIRNLLTVKDLQEAYQITQAIVNDFIIANQFNPVEVKIFDRILQDNITNLKEDDILSSGYVVYTLESALWCLLNTDNYQDCVLKAVNLGGDTDTVGAVAGAVAGLHYGMGNIPPHWIVGIAKSDKIIELSQQFSDALSTPSA, encoded by the coding sequence ATGCAACAACATATAACAGGTGCATTTCTGGGTATCGCCATAGGCGACGCATTGGGTGTTCCGGTTGAATTTAAGACCAGGGGCTACCTCAGAGAAAAACCTATACTTGACTTTATCGGTTACGGATGCTGGAACCAGCCTCCGGGAACATTTTCAGATGATACCTCCCTTACTTTTTGTACAGCGGAAAGTCTCACCCACGGATATAATCTCACCCTGATGGCCACTACCTTCCTGAAATGGTACCGGGATGGATACTGGGGCGCACATGAACAGGTCTTTGATATTGGTCATACCACCCGCCGTGCTTTACAACGAATTGGCACAGGTACTTCTCCTTTGTTTTCCGGTGGTTTTGAAGAATTTGAAAACGGCAACGGCTCCCTGATGCGTATGATGCCGCTGGCGCTCTACCTCGCGAAAGAAGATAATATACGCCAACGTTATCATGTTGTTAAAGAAGTTTCCGGCATTACCCATATGCATTTCCGGTCTGTAATGGCCTGTTTTATTTATGTGGAATTTATCCGTAATCTTTTAACCGTAAAGGATTTACAGGAGGCTTACCAGATTACGCAGGCAATCGTGAATGATTTTATTATAGCCAATCAGTTCAACCCTGTTGAGGTGAAAATTTTTGACCGCATTCTGCAGGATAATATCACCAATCTGAAAGAAGATGATATTCTGAGCTCCGGTTATGTGGTATACACCCTTGAAAGCGCGCTCTGGTGTCTGCTGAATACCGATAATTACCAGGATTGTGTGCTGAAGGCAGTCAACCTGGGCGGAGATACAGACACTGTCGGAGCAGTGGCTGGCGCCGTTGCCGGCCTGCATTACGGGATGGGCAACATTCCGCCGCACTGGATAGTAGGTATTGCCAAATCCGATAAAATCATCGAATTGTCACAACAGTTCTCAGATGCATTGAGCACGCCTTCTGCATAA
- a CDS encoding SusD/RagB family nutrient-binding outer membrane lipoprotein, which translates to MKKLLIPCYMLFAIILLASCRKELERINKNPNEPTTVQPDYLLSNGIKANVDTYWGPDAAMDGSLLYIQYWAKIQYTDADRYIAGATGTQTVWSNFYAQGIEDFTTLAQLGDSLHNPNYKAAAVIMRSWIFQQLTDLYGDIPYKQAGKIEQYLTPVYDSQKVVYNGLLAELKDAVTTITTTGNAINGDILLGGNMNTWKQFANGLRLRIALRIADRDFNTAKAVFDEVAAGGNVLLPQGVDVKLIYQASPNQNPVGRNRETRNDYRISKTIVDKLKALNDPRLPIYATVPKDTNVIIGVTNGLPSDSAARLGFSKTSDAGAVFTATMAPAVLFSYAEQLFILAEAAQRGLTNGNAADLYNQAVTASFAQYGLSSTAAAAYLLQPAVAYDATNFKKSIGEQKWLALFGEGLEAFAEWRRLDYPQLKAAYAGALNGNMPLRFKYPSSEQALNGTNYKAAVARQGADLLTTKLWFDMY; encoded by the coding sequence ATGAAAAAGTTGTTGATACCTTGTTATATGTTGTTCGCCATCATCCTGCTGGCTTCCTGCCGGAAGGAGCTGGAGCGGATCAACAAAAACCCGAATGAACCAACTACCGTGCAACCGGACTATCTCCTGAGCAACGGTATTAAAGCAAACGTAGATACCTATTGGGGCCCCGATGCCGCTATGGACGGTAGTTTGCTCTATATCCAGTACTGGGCTAAAATCCAGTATACCGATGCAGACCGCTACATTGCCGGTGCCACTGGTACCCAAACCGTATGGAGTAATTTTTACGCGCAGGGCATCGAAGACTTCACCACCCTGGCCCAGCTGGGAGATAGTCTGCATAACCCCAACTACAAAGCCGCAGCGGTGATCATGCGCTCCTGGATCTTCCAGCAGCTCACAGATCTCTATGGTGATATTCCTTATAAACAAGCCGGTAAAATCGAGCAATACCTTACACCCGTATACGACAGCCAGAAAGTTGTGTACAACGGGCTGCTGGCAGAACTGAAAGACGCGGTGACCACCATTACCACCACCGGTAATGCTATCAATGGAGACATCCTGCTGGGAGGTAACATGAATACCTGGAAACAGTTTGCCAACGGGCTTCGGCTGCGTATCGCATTACGTATTGCCGACCGCGATTTCAATACGGCTAAAGCGGTATTTGATGAGGTAGCTGCCGGCGGTAATGTGCTGCTGCCCCAGGGTGTTGATGTAAAGCTGATTTACCAGGCTTCTCCCAACCAGAACCCTGTAGGGCGCAACCGCGAAACCCGCAACGACTACCGCATCAGCAAAACAATAGTAGATAAACTCAAAGCGCTCAATGACCCACGGTTACCCATATACGCTACCGTACCCAAAGATACCAACGTGATCATTGGGGTGACCAACGGACTGCCCAGTGATTCTGCTGCTCGCCTGGGCTTCAGCAAAACGTCGGATGCCGGTGCTGTATTTACGGCTACCATGGCGCCGGCGGTGTTGTTCAGTTATGCAGAACAGCTGTTTATCCTGGCAGAAGCCGCACAGCGTGGCCTCACCAATGGTAATGCGGCCGATCTGTACAATCAGGCGGTGACAGCTTCCTTTGCTCAGTATGGGCTGTCTTCCACCGCAGCAGCTGCCTATCTGCTACAGCCGGCAGTAGCTTATGATGCAACCAATTTCAAAAAGTCTATTGGGGAACAGAAATGGCTGGCACTTTTCGGTGAGGGCCTGGAAGCTTTTGCAGAATGGAGAAGGCTGGATTATCCTCAGTTGAAGGCTGCCTATGCAGGTGCCCTGAATGGCAATATGCCCCTGCGTTTTAAGTATCCCTCGAGCGAACAGGCGCTGAACGGAACCAATTACAAAGCTGCCGTAGCGAGGCAGGGCGCTGATCTGCTGACCACCAAATTATGGTTTGATATGTACTGA